A section of the Kluyveromyces lactis strain NRRL Y-1140 chromosome F complete sequence genome encodes:
- the GAL10 gene encoding bifunctional UDP-glucose 4-epimerase/aldose 1-epimerase (uniprot|P09609 Kluyveromyces lactis KLLA0F08415g GAL10 GAL10 bifunctional protein), with amino-acid sequence MSEDKYCLVTGGAGYIGSHTVVELCEAGYKCIVVDNLSNSSYESVARMELLTGQEIKFAKIDLCELEPLNKLFDDYKIDSVLHFAGLKAVGESTQIPLTYYFNNIVGTINLLECMKSHDVKKLVFSSSATVYGDATRFENMIPIPETCPTGPTNPYGKTKLTIEDMMRDLHFSDKSFSFAILRYFNPIGAHPSGVIGEDPLGIPNNLLPFMAQVAIGRRPKLYVFGDDYDSVDGTPIRDYIHVVDLAKGHLAALKYLEKYAGTCREWNLGTGHGTTVLQMYRAFCDAIGFNFEYVVTARRDGDVLNLTAKCDRATNELEWKTELDVNKACVDLWKWTQDNPFGYQIKGVDSKFFGDKGDFSSRVVSLGKGTSFEVKLANLGATIVDIVVNGCSVVASLDNETEYKDQSNPFFGATVGPYANRIANGTFEINGKRIQLTVSKEDGNVVHSGINSYHSKKFLGPIVKNPEAHIWTADFKYVDEETEFPARLSTLVRYKVDSEKKTLTVEYESKVAGQGSTGANITNHTYFNLNKFNEATIKGSKVQLIDNTGLEVNNKLLPTGNLKKYTQVATFNDSPTEITEKEPVLDFCFVSGLPAKLDTRSSPLTPVFKLSNEDAKLEVEVATTEPTFQVYTGDYVDVKDKYENRAGICCEPGRYIDAVNNPEWKSSVVLPAGETYGHKLSYTFRTL; translated from the coding sequence ATGTCTGAAGATAAATACTGTTTGGTGACTGGTGGTGCTGGTTACATTGGGTCGCATACTGTTGTTGAACTTTGTGAAGCTGGTTATAAGTGTATTGTTGTTGACAACTTGTCTAATTCCAGTTATGAATCTGTCGCTCGCATGGAATTGTTGACTGGCCAGGAGATCAAGTTCGCAAAGATTGATTTATGCGAACTGGAACCATTGAACAAGTTGTTCGATGATTACAAGATCGATTCCGTTCTACATTTTGCCGGTTTGAAAGCGGTTGGTGAAAGTACTCAGATTCCATTGACTTattatttcaacaatatcGTTGGTACTATCAACCTTCTAGAATGTATGAAGAGTCACGATGTAAAGAAGTTAGtcttttcctcttctgcCACTGTTTACGGTGATGCCACTAGATTCGAAAATATGATTCCAATTCCAGAGACCTGTCCAACAGGTCCAACTAACCCATATGGTAAGACCAAGTTGACCATTGAAGATATGATGAGAGATCTACATTTCTCTGATAAGTCTTTCTCCTTTGCTATCTTAAGATATTTCAATCCTATTGGTGCTCATCCATCTGGTGTCATCGGTGAAGACCCTTTGGGTATTCCAAATAACTTGTTACCATTCATGGCTCAAGTTGCCATTGGAAGAAGACCAAAGCTATACGTCTTTGGTGACGATTACGATTCCGTCGATGGTACGCCAATTAGAGACTATATCCACGTTGTCGATTTGGCAAAGGGTCATCTAGCAGCACTAAAATATCTGGAAAAATACGCTGGTACTTGCAGGGAATGGAATCTAGGTACCGGTCATGGTACCACTGTGCTACAAATGTACCGTGCCTTCTGTGATGCTattggtttcaatttcgaATATGTTGTCACTGCTAGACGAGACGGTGATGTTTTGAACTTGACCGCTAAATGTGATCGTGCAACAAATGAGCTAGAATGGAAAACGGAACTAGACGTTAATAAGGCGTGTGTGGATCTGTGGAAGTGGACTCAAGATAACCCTTTCGGCTATCAGATTAAAGGTGTGGACTCCAAATTCTTTGGGGATAAGGGAGATTTTTCATCCAGAGTTGTATCTCTAGGTAAAGGTACCTCATTCGAAGTTAAACTTGCTAACCTTGGTGCTACCATCGTTGACATTGTTGTTAACGGGTGTTCTGTTGTTGCATCGTTGGATAATGAAACCGAATACAAGGATCAAAGCAATCCATTCTTCGGCGCTACTGTAGGCCCCTATGCTAACAGAATCGCTAATGGTACCTTCGAAATCAATGGTAAGAGGATACAACTAACTGTGAGCAAAGAAGATGGTAATGTAGTTCATTCTGGAATCAACAGCTACCACTCTAAGAAATTCTTAGGTCCAATCGTTAAGAACCCGGAGGCTCATATTTGGACTGCAGATTTCAAATACgtagatgaagaaactgaattTCCGGCCAGGTTGTCCACTTTGGTAAGATATAAAGTCGACAGCGAAAAGAAGACTTTGACTGTTGAATACGAATCAAAGGTCGCGGGCCAAGGCTCTACAGGTGCCAACATCACTAACCACACatatttcaacttgaacaaattcaatgaaGCTACTATTAAGGGATCTAAAGTACAATTGATCGACAACACCGGTCTCGAAGTGAATAACAAGTTGCTCCCAACAGGAAACTTAAAGAAATATACCCAAGTGGCTACTTTCAATGATTCCCCAACTGAAATCACAGAGAAGGAACCTGTCTTAGATTTCTGCTTCGTAAGCGGATTACCTGCTAAACTAGATACAAGATCTTCTCCGCTAACACCGGTGTTTAAACTATCTAACGAAGATGCTAAGTTGGAAGTGGAAGTGGCTACCACTGAGCCAACTTTCCAGGTCTACACCGGTGATTACGTCGATGTCAAAGATAAATACGAAAACAGAGCTGGTATTTGTTGCGAACCCGGTAGATACATTGACGCTGTCAACAATCCTGAATGGAAATCGAGCGTCGTTCTTCCAGCGGGAGAAACCTATGGCCACAAGCTTTCTTATACTTTTAGGACTTTGTGA
- the GAL7 gene encoding UDP-glucose:hexose-1-phosphate uridylyltransferase (uniprot|P09580 Kluyveromyces lactis KLLA0F08437g GAL7 Galactose-1-phosphate uridylyltransferase) has product MSFDLTDHSHARYNPLTDSWILVSPHRAKRPWLGQQEKPGRNDAPDHDDKCYLCPGTTRATGEQNPDYESTYVFTNGYPAVKLEQPDPELTVSNCDALKERLFKLKGVKGNCYVICFSPKHNLSFPQMAQSEIMNVVKTWTNLFQTLEKEALEENKPYKYLQIFENKGTAMGCSNLHPHGQAWCLDSIPSEPAKEFDHFEKYEHQHGAHLLEDYVNLELREKERIVCENDSFLVVVPYWAVWPFETMVLSKRRIPSLNQFTDKEREDLASIIRNLTIRYDNLFETSFPYSMGLHQASLNATEGELKAAWFHMHFYPPLLRSATVRKFLVGFELLGQPQRDLTAEQAADRLKALSGEVHYLAKLEQEESKT; this is encoded by the coding sequence ATGTCTTTTGACTTAACAGATCACTCACATGCACGTTACAATCCATTGACTGATTCTTGGATTTTGGTATCTCCACATAGAGCCAAGAGACCATGGTTAGGTCAACAGGAGAAACCTGGTAGAAACGATGCTCCAGACCACGACGATAAATGCTACTTATGTCCCGGTACTACCAGGGCTACAGGTGAGCAGAACCCAGATTACGAATCTACATATGTCTTCACTAACGGCTATCCAGCTGTGAAATTAGAACAACCAGATCCAGAACTGACGGTGTCGAATTGCGACGCATTGAAGGAGAGATTGTTCAAGTTGAAAGGTGTGAAAGGTAACTGTTATGTGATCTGCTTCTCTCCAAAACATAACCTAAGTTTCCCACAAATGGCTCAAAGTGAGATCATGAATGTTGTCAAAACGTGGACTAACTTATTCCAGACTTTGGAGAAAGAAGCCTTGGAAGAGAACAAGCCTTATAAATATCTACAAATTTTCGAAAATAAGGGTACTGCTATGGGTTGCTCTAATTTACATCCTCATGGTCAGGCTTGGTGTTTAGATTCCATTCCAAGCGAACCTGCAAAAGAGTTTGACCACTTCGAGAAATATGAACATCAACATGGTGCTCACTTGTTGGAAGATTATGTCAATTTAGAACTTCgcgaaaaggaaagaattgTGTGCGAaaatgattctttcttggtTGTTGTTCCATATTGGGCCGTTTGGCCATTCGAAACCATGGTCCTCTCAAAACGTCGCATCCCATCCTTGAATCAATTTACTGATAAAGAAAGGGAAGATTTAGCATCTATCATCAGAAACTTGACCATCAGATATGACAATCTCTTCGAAACGAGTTTCCCATACTCCATGGGTCTTCACCAAGCCTCTCTCAACGCTACCGAAGGAGAATTGAAAGCCGCTTGGTTCCATATGCATTTCTATCCACCATTGCTAAGATCGGCCACTGTGAGAAAGTTCTTAGTAGGGTTCGAGTTATTAGGACAACCACAAAGAGATTTGACTGCTGAACAAGCAGCAGATAGACTCAAAGCCCTAAGTGGTGAAGTACATTATTTAGCAAAACTTGAGCAGGAAGAAAGCAAAACTTGA
- the NAT1 gene encoding peptide alpha-N-acetyltransferase complex A subunit NAT1 (similar to uniprot|P12945 Saccharomyces cerevisiae YDL040C NAT1 Subunit of the N-terminal acetyltransferase NatA (Nat1p Ard1p Nat5p) N-terminally acetylates many proteins which influences multiple processes such as the cell cycle heat-shock resistance mating sporulation and telomeric silencing), whose product MYKKKGLSHGKVGLPIGRSKDDSNMLEALQLYEGKNYKKSLKILDTILKKNSSHVDSIILKGLNLQFCSTPEEAASYIDKALSKIKGTLVSPIGGHLLGIYYRQVKNYSDAVKWFKAALENGSTNTQIYRDLATLQSQIHDFKGALESRKKYWENYRGYRANWTSLAIAQDLNGRTQDAINTLSTFEELAEGKLGEPEMYENNECIMYKNDLLYKKAGNDKESLERVLEHLEKISDDVYDRYGWLERKASILMKLGRSKEASIVYRTLIKRSPDNFRYYRLLEVSLGIQGNEKLRKALYEKLAIFYPKSEPPKFIPLTFLKDKVELTAKLNDYIITQLNRGVPATFNNIKPLYKKEGIPDIVESIVLPYYAELSSTDQPIQFVWTTYFLALHYLHRKQFEQANAYADKAMNHTPTLVEVYILKSRVLKHLGLLEEASEVIDKGRELDLQDRFINAKTVKYMLRADKIDEATKIVSLFTKNDQSPNGVPDLHLLEASWFIIEQAESFFRLYKKSCKELIGLKNKDITALTVDEIESHGKLLKELEFNVNKFEGLSLKRYMAIPKIYKQFEDDQLDFHSYCMRKGTPRAYVNMLEWGNHLYTLPMFIRAMEGASRIIFGRFDSLQLTASVEQEHDDSSIKKKTNKKAKKEAAALNKKKEEEKAKYLAYLDDKDPFGETLLNDPNPLELFENQFLKLYLSQTTDDTRRHLLEFEFHLRTGKLALALGALTKYVKLNGKDSVAASMALVLLENTKDSYPHDVIAKKVAIKGIEKEFPDLLSESGDKVQFVTCTYGKTLPSLLILYHHSSESIPEPEIKEDIISVLDNEDPVVQHSILEYEF is encoded by the coding sequence ATGtataaaaaaaagggaCTATCTCACGGGAAAGTGGGACTTCCAATTGGTAGGTCTAAGGATGACAGCAATATGTTGGAAGCACTGCAACTATATGAAGGTAAAAATTACAAGAAGTCGTTGAAGATCTTGGACacaatcttgaagaagaacagcAGTCATGTGGACTCTATAATTTTGAAGGGATTGAACTTGCAATTCTGTAGTACACCTGAAGAAGCTGCTAGTTACATTGATAAAGCGTTATCCAAAATTAAAGGCACTCTTGTAAGTCCAATTGGTGGACACTTATTAGGAATTTATTACAGACAGGTGAAAAATTACTCAGACGCTGTAAAGTGGTTCAAGGCCGCATTAGAAAATGGTTCTACAAACACTCAAATCTATAGAGATTTGGCGACATTGCAATCTCAAATTCATGATTTCAAAGGCGCGCTGGAATCGAGAAAAAAGTACTGGGAAAACTACAGAGGATATCGTGCCAATTGGACCTCATTGGCCATAGCACAAGATTTGAATGGGCGTACGCAAGACGCAATCAATACTCTTTCGACATTTGAAGAGCTTGCTGAAGGCAAGTTGGGTGAACCAGAAATGTATGAGAACAACGAATGTATCATGTACAAGAATGATCTTTTGTACAAGAAGGCAGGCAACGATAAAGAATCCTTGGAAAGAGTTTTAGAGCATTTGGAAAAGATTTCCGACGATGTTTATGATAGATATGGCTGGTTAGAGAGGAAAGCTTCTATTTTAATGAAACTTGGTCGGTCTAAGGAAGCCTCTATTGTGTACAGAACTTTGATTAAGAGAAGTCCAGACAATTTCAGATATTACAGGCTATTGGAAGTTTCACTTGGAATTCAAGGAAATGAGAAGTTGAGGAAAGCTTTATATGAAAAGTTGGCTATATTTTACCCTAAATCGGAGCCTCCTAAATTCATTCCGCTCACATTCCTCAAAGATAAGGTAGAATTAACCGCGAAACTCAATGATTATATCATAACGCAGTTAAATCGCGGTGTTCCAGCCACATTCAATAACATCAAACCTCTTTACAAGAAGGAAGGTATTCCGgatattgttgaaagtaTTGTATTACCTTATTATGCTGAGCTATCATCGACTGATCAACCAATCCAATTTGTTTGGACAACTTACTTTTTGGCTCTACATTATTTGCATAGAAAGCAGTTCGAGCAGGCTAATGCATATGCTGACAAAGCAATGAACCACACTCCAACTCTTGTTGAGGTATATATTCTCAAGTCCAGAGTCCTGAAGCATTTGGGGCTATTGGAAGAAGCTTCAGAAGTTATTGATAAAGGTCGCGAACTTGACCTGCAAGATAGATTTATTAATGCAAAGACTGTAAAATACATGTTAAGAGCTGATAAAATTGATGAGGCTACTAAGATCGTGTCATTGTTTACCAAAAACGACCAATCTCCAAATGGTGTACCAGATTTACACCTCCTAGAAGCCTCTTGGTTCATTATCGAACAAGCTGAGAGCTTCTTCAGATTGTATAAAAAATCTTGCAAGGAATTAATCGGcttgaagaataaagatATAACTGCACTTACCGTTGATGAGATAGAATCTCATGGAAAACTtctaaaagaattggaattcaATGTTAATAAGTTTGAGGGCCTTTCTTTAAAACGTTATATGGCAATTCCTAAGATTTACAAGCAATTTGAGGATGATCAATTAGATTTCCACTCCTATTGTATGAGAAAAGGGACACCAAGAGCCTACGTGAATATGCTTGAATGGGGAAACCACCTCTATACTTTGCCTATGTTTATTAGGGCTATGGAAGGTGCTTCAAGGATAATTTTCGGaagatttgattctttGCAACTAACTGCATCAGTTGAACAAGAGCATGATGACAGTTctatcaagaagaagaccaACAAAAAGGCCAAAAAAGAAGCTGCTGctttgaataaaaagaaggaagaagaaaaggcCAAGTATCTTGCCTACCTTGATGACAAGGATCCATTTGGTGAAACTTTACTCAATGATCCAAATCCTTTGGAATTATTCGAGAATCAATTTTTGAAACTATATTTATCCCAAACCACTGATGATACGAGAAGACATTTGCTGGAATTTGAATTCCATTTGAGAACTGGTAAGCTAGCTTTGGCTCTGGGCGCACTCACAAAATATGTTAAGTTAAATGGTAAAGATTCTGTTGCAGCAAGTATGGCATTGGTGCTTTTAGAGAACACAAAAGACTCTTATCCACATGATGTCATAGCCAAGAAAGTCGCCATTAAGGGTATAGAAAAGGAATTCCCTGATCTGTTGTCAGAATCTGGCGATAAGGTACAATTTGTAACATGCACATATGGCAAAACCTTGCCATCATTGTTGATACTTTATCATCATTCGAGTGAGTCCATTCCAGAAccagaaattaaagaagaCATCATTTCTGTTCTAGACAACGAAGATCCTGTCGTTCAGCATTCAATATTAGAATATGAATTTTAA
- the CUS1 gene encoding U2 snRNP complex subunit CUS1 (similar to uniprot|Q02554 Saccharomyces cerevisiae YMR240C CUS1 Protein required for assembly of U2 snRNP into the spliceosome forms a complex with Hsh49p and Hsh155p), which yields MVKKAKANKRRSKNKNGSVKEDAEERKKRLSSLLQQVSSENGNTSQQVINEPLVIKDESLNKVLQRFKASATGADEDDDSKREQAIVRKERADIDDEDAEGSDSFEDQADEVLQNISERQKRLANKPSIAVLKASVPYPELIEWFDCDAQWPYFNAAIKTTHNTVGIPRHWQMKRGYLSGRSMMERKPFQLPEIIRQTDIETMRETVPSGNEKQAEKLKDITRAKVQPKLGVLDLDYKRLYEAFFTLGKNWKPELLSFGDLYYENRSLDSELEWKQIKTRYRPGYLSETLREALNLTEGMLPPWCHEMNRLGLPKSYPGMKVCGINWEISNLTGTQYGYYPEDTLRIPKQNLFGAMFSFEELEDQDAHIDPDPLNESISDDEVSSDANEAEATKTESETHENNNSGLVPIDGGSVVNQHYDENRPLFTVLTEAKSNEVDGSTIISSTTSYNITNKRSTSVEEKDDDNVLHKKQKVEEEPDFRF from the coding sequence ATGGTAAAGAAAGCCAAGGCTAATAAACGCCgttcaaagaataaaaatgGATCTGTGAAAGAGGATGCAgaagaaaggaagaagaggcTTTCCAGTTTGTTACAACAAGTGTCATCAGAGAATGGCAACACCTCGCAACAGGTAATTAATGAACCTTTAGTTATCAAGGATGAAAGTCTCAATAAAGTGTTACAAAGATTTAAAGCTTCGGCTACAGGGGCcgatgaggatgatgattcaaaacGGGAACAAGCCATAGTACGAAAAGAACGGGCTGATATTGACGATGAGGATGCTGAGGGTTCCGACAGTTTTGAGGATCAAGCGGATGAAGTActtcaaaatatatcaGAAAGACAAAAGAGACTTGCTAACAAACCAAGTATTGCTGTTTTGAAAGCTTCAGTACCATATCCGGAACTCATCGAATGGTTTGACTGCGATGCGCAATGGCCTTATTTCAATGCAGCTATAAAGACAACACATAATACAGTGGGGATCCCCAGACATTGGCAAATGAAAAGAGGTTATTTATCTGGACGATCAATGATGGAAAGGAAGCCATTTCAATTACCTGAGATTATTAGACAAACCGATATTGAAACGATGCGAGAGACTGTTCCCTCTGGAAACGAAAAGCAAGCagagaaattgaaggataTTACCAGAGCAAAAGTTCAACCCAAGCTAGGTGTATTAGATCTAGATTATAAAAGGTTGTACGAAGCATTTTTCACTTTGggaaagaattggaaacCTGAACTATTGTCATTTGGTGATTTATATTATGAAAACAGAAGTTTGGATAGTGAACTCGAATGGAAACAAATAAAGACACGATATAGACCAGGGTATCTATCGGAAACTTTAAGGGAGGCATTAAATCTCACGGAGGGGATGCTCCCGCCTTGGTGTCATGAAATGAATAGATTAGGACTACCCAAATCATACCCTGGTATGAAAGTCTGTGGAATAAATTGGGAAATCTCTAATCTTACCGGTACACAATACGGATACTACCCTGAAGATACTTTGAGAATACCCAAACAAAACTTATTCGGAGCCATGTTctcatttgaagaattagaagatCAAGACGCACATATTGATCCAGATCCGTTGAACGAATCAATTTCCGACGATGAGGTGTCTTCAGACGCCAATGAAGCGGAAGCAACAAAAACAGAAAGCGAGACACatgaaaacaataattCAGGCTTAGTGCCAATTGATGGAGGCTCTGTAGTCAACCAGCACTATGATGAAAATAGACCCTTATTTACTGTTCTAACGGAAGCTAAATCAAACGAAGTCGACGGATCTACAATAATCAGTTCCACTACCTCTTACAATATTACGAACAAACGATCAACAAGCGTAGAGGAGAAGGACGATGATAATGTCTTACATAAAAAACAgaaagtggaagaagagCCTGACTTCCGTTTTTGA
- the BIL1 gene encoding Bil1p (conserved hypothetical protein), producing the protein MQSSLQKMISTQPIVTPEPKGSENSGNSNEDVPTVFEIASDIQQKLQDLLRKVNDDDVQFNKFADSINDRLKNLEE; encoded by the coding sequence ATGCAGTCATCacttcaaaagatgatttcGACACAACCAATTGTTACCCCTGAACCAAAAGGATCAGAAAATAGTGGTAATTCCAACGAAGATGTTCCCACCGTGTTTGAGATAGCCTCAGATATTCAGCAAAAGTTACAGGACTTACTGCGGAAAGTGAATGACGATGATGTACAATTTAACAAATTCGCCGATTCAATCAACGATAGACTCAAGAATTTAGAAGAGTGA
- the RRG7 gene encoding Rrg7p (similar to uniprot|Q08774 Saccharomyces cerevisiae YOR305W Hypothetical ORF), with translation MSWKGVFASSFPKDTLQKYIAANESIANSTVFQGTLYELTVVRELMNKLRLEDMQVVGGSYDGGIDIRGKWNVLPLTKAIEMQIQFDELPKRLKLPTTSIKPWKHRVKPDKYLDCYIQCKAFNSDKVTGRQVRELIGSFSMQVPARKRNSSIMIMSSPTLFTKDGIRLFNEAAIPMVFTKVDMIQRLADGSFDVKNSGKLQHYYENDYASKLLANCGIKEWLKLKGYESLAQK, from the coding sequence ATGAGTTGGAAAGGGGTTTTTGCAAGTTCATTTCCCAAAGATACTTTACAGAAGTATATTGCTGCCAATGAGAGCATCGCCAACTCTACCGTTTTTCAAGGTACGCTATATGAGCTCACGGTGGTACGAGAATTAATGAATAAGCTCCGACTGGAGGATATGCAGGTAGTTGGCGGTTCATATGATGGCGGCATTGATATTCGGGGCAAATGGAACGTTTTACCATTAACAAAGGCTATAGAAATGCAAATACAATTCGATGAGCTACCTAAACGTTTGAAACTTCCGACTACATCGATAAAACCATGGAAACATAGGGTGAAACCCGATAAATATTTAGACTGTTACATTCAATGTAAGGCTTTCAATTCAGATAAAGTTACTGGCCGCCAGGTACGGGAATTAATTGGATCATTCTCCATGCAAGTTCCCGCTCGTAAAAGAAACTCGAGCATAATGATAATGAGCTCTCCAACTTTGTTTACAAAAGATGGAATAAGGCTGTTTAATGAGGCCGCAATACCAATGGTATTTACCAAAGTGGATATGATCCAGAGATTAGCTGATGGAAGCTTCGATGTGAAAAACTCGGGAAAACTACAGCATTATTATGAGAATGACTATGCATCGAAATTACTTGCAAATTGTGGAATCAAAGAATGGTTAAAATTGAAAGGTTATGAGTCCTTAGcacaaaaatga
- the MCH5 gene encoding riboflavin transporter (similar to uniprot|Q08777 Saccharomyces cerevisiae YOR306C MCH5 Protein with similarity to mammalian monocarboxylate permeases which are involved in transport of monocarboxylic acids across the plasma membrane mutant is not deficient in monocarboxylate transport) yields the protein MSEEVTIEKISRPAMLSPQSSRQLLMRKEVDVDNKFADLEATQTYNEQTRPVESGVKRPSFIQDDGLFYPEGGFAAWLVIFGCFCGFIPVFGMLNTIGVMENFIERNQLSSTSSSTVGWIFSIFSFVNFASCIFSGTYFDRNGAKGPLIVGSVLHVGGLFGMANSTELWQFILSFSIVTGLGNGILMSPLISVPSHYFLVKRGTATAIATTGGSIGGVIFPVILRKFFAMEKDSDPFYGFVWGLRTLGFVNLFLLIVALVLAKERLPHKKLNERERAIPTWRRVFNTYILQSFDIFGFKDLKYTFCVMGTVFGEISIISGITYFTSYAMKQGLSQSDSYLLVMVVNLAGIPGRWLPGFFSDIFGRFNVAMITLVFLGIITFVMWLPFATTRAVLFAFSAIYGFSSGSIFSILPVCCGQISKTEEFGRRYSTMYFVVAFGTLVAVPITGAIIGPEKSFKGYDHYVIWCGVTSFVSAICYMISKTLAVGFNMKRF from the coding sequence ATGTCCGAAGAAGTGactattgaaaagatttCTAGACCAGCTATGCTGTCTCCTCAATCGTCCCGGCAGCTATTGATGAGAAAAGAAGTGGACGTTGATAACAAGTTCGCTGATCTTGAGGCTACTCAAACTTATAACGAGCAAACGAGGCCTGTTGAGTCTGGCGTAAAGAGACCCAGCTTCATTCAGGATGACGGATTGTTTTATCCGGAAGGTGGGTTTGCCGCATGGTTGGTGATATTCGGTTGTTTTTGCGGGTTTATTCCAGTTTTCGGTATGTTGAACACTATTGGTGTCATGGAAaactttattgaaagaaaccAGTTGTCGAGTACCTCATCATCTACCGTAGGTTGGATTTTCTCCATTTTTTCGTTTGTTAATTTCGCAAGTTGCATCTTTTCAGGAACTTATTTTGACAGAAACGGTGCCAAGGGCCCATTGATTGTTGGTTCTGTACTGCATGTTGGTGGGCTCTTTGGTATGGCTAATTCTACTGAACTCTGGCAGTTCATCTTGTCCTTTTCAATCGTTACCGGACTTGGTAATGGTATTCTAATGAGTCCATTGATCAGTGTGCCTTCTCATTACTTCCTGGTTAAGCGTGGTACCGCAACTGCAATAGCTACCACTGGCGGTTCCATCGGTGGTGTCATTTTCCCTGTTATTCTAAGAAAGTTCTTTGCAATGGAGAAGGACTCGGACCCATTTTATGGTTTCGTATGGGGCCTTAGAACTTTAGGATTTGTTAATTTGTTCCTATTGATTGTCGCTTTAGTCTTAGCAAAGGAGAGATTGCCACATAAAAAGTTAAATGAACGTGAAAGAGCAATACCTACTTGGAGGCGTGTTTTCAACACTTACATCTTGCaaagttttgatatcttcggtttcaaagatttgaagtACACTTTCTGTGTCATGGGAACTGTGTTTGGTGAAATTAGCATAATCTCTGGTATCACCTACTTCACCTCATATGCAATGAAACAAGGTCTATCGCAATCTGATAGTTATCTATTGGTCATGGTAGTTAACCTTGCCGGTATACCAGGGAGATGGTTACCAGGATTCTTCAGTGATATCTTCGGAAGGTTTAACGTTGCAATGATTACGCTAGTGTTTCTTGGCATAATAACTTTTGTGATGTGGTTACCTTTTGCCACTACCAGAGCGGTGTTATTCGCATTCAGTGCCATTTATGGATTTTCTTCCGGAAGTATCTTCAGTATCTTACCTGTCTGCTGTGGACAAATCTCAAAGACTGAAGAATTCGGAAGAAGATATTCTACAATGTACTTTGTTGTCGCATTTGGTACTTTAGTAGCAGTTCCTATTACAGGTGCCATCATCGGACCAGAAAAGAGTTTCAAGGGCTATGACCACTATGTAATTTGGTGCGGTGTCACGTCATTTGTCTCTGCTATATGTTATATGATTTCCAAGACATTAGCAGTGGGCTTCAATATGAAGAGATTCTAA